CAAGTCCTCCAACACACCCATGAATACACCTATCTGGGACTAAAACTGAGTTCTACAGGGAACTTTAATCTGGCTGTGAATGAACTGAAGGCAAAAGCACTGAGAGTCTTCTACATGATTAAAAACACTATTCGACATGAAATTCCAATTCAAACCTGGCTAAAAATCCTAAAATCAATAATTGAACCAATTGCTCTGTATGGCAGCGAGATATGGGGACCTCTAAAAACCCAAGATTTTTCTAAATGGGAAAAAGAAGAAATTGAAACTCTGCATacacaaatttgtaaaaatattctaAAAGTAAACAGATCAACGCCAAAACAACTCGTGCAGAGCTGAATTAGGACAATACCCCTTATTGATCAGTATCCAAAAAAGAGCGGTGAAGTTCTACCAGCACCTGAAGCGCAGCGAGCcgagctcataccaggctgaagccctgcggtgtcAGGAGCAGAACCTGCAGAGGAGCGCTCTCTCACAGCTGATGCTCAAACTACAGCCAGACCAGCACAGCACCATCCGACCAAACCAAATTATCCAGTTACAAAAACAGAATTACATCACCTACTGGAAACATGCTACTAAATCACAGAAGAAGTTGGAGCTGTACTTAGACCTAAAGAAAGATTATAAACCAGCAGAATACCTGAGCTGTGTAAAAGATCccaaattaagaaaaacacttacaaaatacAGACTGAGCGACCACTGTCTGGCTgtagagagaggacgacacagacagagatggcagccgagagagcagagagtgtgttcactgtgctctcagagagagctGGAGACAGAGGAACACTTCTTACTACACTGTGATTACTATCAGAACATAAGAGCCGTATATTTCCACACATTCcaacaaattaaaccaaattttatggcattaccaaatacagaaaaattaaatcacattttaggaGAAAATTCCAAAATGATCACAACAGCAGCAAGATATGTATCAGCCTGTCACAAACTAAGACTGTCAGCCAGTGGACAAAACTGAAGCAAGAGCATTTCttacatgtactgtatttattttattttattttatttttttgttatttgttgttgtcttttacttGTTTctcgtttgaagaaaaaaaaaggataaagtatacatatacttaattattttacgaatctgtttttgttttatgtattatataattgtttattccttattcatgtaatgtacaatgctttggcaatactgtgcaagtcatgccaataaagctcatttgaatttgaatttgagagagcgcgcgcgagagagacatagagagagcgcgagagagacatagagagagCACGCGCgagagagacatagagagagcgcgagagagacatagagagagcgcgcgcgagagagacatagagagagcgcgcgcgagagagacatagagagagcgcgcgcgagagagacagacagagagtacattagaagtaccatcaatgtttatagaaatgtatatggatttattttgcatgtaattttttttttcttaggaatatatatgtatttttgttttgtttgtttctattctgctatGTACCATGCTTTGGCAATAagtacctttgtatgtcatgccaataaagcaatatgaattgaattgaattgacagaagacagacagacagaaagacagacagaagacagacagacagacagacagaaagacagacagacagaagacagacagacagaagacagacagaaagaaatacagacagagacagacagacagacagacagacagaaagacagacagaagacagacagaaagacagacagacagaagacagaaagacagacagacagagacagacagacagacagaaagatagatagatagatagatagatagatagatagatagatagatagatagatagatagatagatagatagatagatagatagatagatagatagatagatagatagatagatagatagatagatagatatcttcTGAAATCTTCCAGGTTTTTTGAAGTATGAAGTATCTTTATGTAGATGGGTTATATTCAACTATAGTTCATAACGTTCTCATCTGTCATGCTCCAAAAGGGACAACTAAAAGAGGAGTCCATATGTCACTGTATTCAAAGTCTGGAATGATATGAGGAGCTATATATTTGtgagtgagctatccctttaaatgttgtGCCTGTCTAAGAGGCTGATGAGGCAGCTCTCCTGTCAAAATGCCAGTCCTCCGTCCTGATTGCTAGGGGATTCAAAGGATTCAGCAGACTCTCAAGCATCCAGCATCTTCATTAGTTCATGCAACATAACATGACAAAAATCCTTCTGTAATCATCAGATTTCCCTAAATCGCACAATCCTAGATTAAAATGGCAGGGGAGAGAGGAAAATATAAAGTGAGAGAGCCTGTGCTGTGGTGTGTAAAACTTGTGTTTTTTAAGCCAGTGAAAGTGGCAGAGCAGTGAAGCAGTGAGGAATGAAGACAAGTTACGTGTACTGTACACTCACTGAGCCTCGTGTGCTGCTCTGACACCTGCTGGAGAACAAGAGCACTGCAGAGACTGCTAGAGGTCAACCTAATCCCTCTTCTCTTTCATGGAGAACAGATTTCTCTTCATGTTGAAGGTAATAGCTATTTGTATGGTTTTAATGCCACCTGATTAAGTAGATGACTTTAGTTTGCCTCAAAGGGTCCAGGATAACATCGTCCCATCCTGATGATGGCTCTGCCTATACAGGGGCTCCTAATTATTGTCAAAATTCAGCAGGTATTATATATGACTGTTTCTCaagtgtttaaagggttagttcgcccaaaaatgaaaattatgtcattaataactcacccttatgctgttccaaacatgtaagacttccttttatctttggaacacagtttaagatattttagatttagtccgagagctctcattccctccattgaagctgtgtgtacggtatactgtccatgtccagaaaggtaagaaaaacatcatcaaagtagtccatgtgacatcagagggtccgttggaattttttgaagcatcgaaaatacattttggtccaaaaatagcaaaaacgacgactttattcagcattgtcttctcttccgtgtctgtgtgagagagaattcaaatcaaagcagctggatttccggttcgcgaacgaatcattcagttcaccaaatcgaactgaatcgttttaaacggttcgcatctctaatacgcatttatccacaaatgacttaagctgttaacttttttaatgtggctgacactccctctgagttcaaacaaaccaatatccaagagtaattcatgtactcaaacagtacattggctgaactgctgtgaagagagaactgaagatgaacaccgagccgagccagataacgaacaatagactgactcgttcacgagtgaagaaccgtttctgtcagacgtgtctgattcgtgaaccgaggagctgatgatactgcgcatgtgtgaatcagcgtgaagcagaccgacacacagagcgtctgaactgaactgattcttttggtgattgattctgaactgattctgtgctagtgttatgggtgcgggtaaaccgaaggcttgaatcaagggcaatcatcgccaatgacgccattatgtcaagcgcaaaagaactggtgaaccgttttcttcaaccggtttattgaatcgaactgtccgaaagaactactggtgatccgaacaccgatgcaaccggttcttcactcgtgaacgagtcagtctattgttcgttatctggctcggctcagtgttcatcacagcagttcagtcaatgtactgtttgagtgcatgcattactccgtgATATTGGTTtttttgaactcagagggagtgtcagccacattaaaaaagttaacaagtcatttgtggattaatgcgtattagagatgcgaaccgtttaaaacgattcagttcgatttggagaactgaatgattcgttcgcgaaccggatatccaaactgttttgatttgaactctctctcacacagacatggaagagaagacaatgctgaataaagtcgtagtttttgctatttttggatcaaaatgtattttcgatgcttcaaaaaattccaacggaccctctgatgtcacatggactactttgatgatgtttttcttacctttctggacatggacagtataccgtacacacagcttcaatggagggactgagagctctcggactaaatctaaaatatcttaaactgtgttccgaagataaaaggaagtcttacatgtttggaacagcataagggtgagttatttatgacataattttcatttttgggtgaactaaccctttaagaaattCCCAGCATCTAATTTTattgcacagacacacacttatACTCCATCATCTACTGTCAGCTGGAAActccaattaaattaaatttgacaattaattaattaaagttgGCAGAGCTCGTTATGCTGAACAGTGTTTAATGTCCAGTTCAAGCCTAGATGAAAGTTGGAAAAACAATATGTCTACTAAAAATTGTTAAAAGCATCCTATAAATGCAATTTCATTTCATTAGTcataattaaatgtattgttttaatgaattttattaattatcttttttattaagatattaatatttacataattattagaattagtgatgatgatgaatattattattattaatgaaatgcTTTATTTCATAGCATGCTTTAAGACAGGAGAAAATATCAAAAGCATCAGGAAGATCAAAAAGCATAAATGACAGCGATTTAATCTGAGATGCAATTAAACCTGAACAAAAAAGCAGATTGACAGCTAAAAGCTATTGCTGAGCTATTTTTAAGGTGTTCACGGACTGAAAAATAtgaccactgaaaaaaaaatgttttccagtaatgcaaaaataaaaattattcattattatattaatgcatttatttatagttttaaataactttaaatattgaatgtattattattgttattcatgaCATGCTTATCTTTGACAGCACACTTTTAAGACTTTTAAGCAAGATTATCAAATGCATCAGGAAAGATCAAATGCCCAAATTGACACAGTTTGATTACAGATATGCAATTAAACCAGGTAAATTATGAATATGTTTAATGAAGAAGGCATAGTTTTTCTTTGAGGGGAGTGTTTCAAAACAAACACTTAAGtccaagagaaagagaggaagaggagtaAACCCCTTATTCAGCTGCTCTGCTCACCAGTCACACCGAGGATCCCAATCAATCCTGGAAATTGGTTTGTTCCCTGACAAGGTTACGAAATGACAGggtagagagagagcgagagaaagaaagactaAAAGAGAGATGTAGGTTTTTTCTTACTGACAGTAGAGAGTTTGGCTGTGTTTGGGCTTGTGGCAGAGATTACACTGCAACACTTATGTTCACCTGAACAGAATGCATGTGTTTCATAAATATGTCATGGGTAATGGGATTTCGCTTTCCTCATTTACTGTTCCTCGGTACTCTCTCCTGAAATTGCAATGCGAGGCCCATTTGAGAACTCAGTGTACAGGCTACATATAAACACACTATATCAGTCTGTTATTTTGGTTAACTCATTGTCTGGGAATATGTGTGCATCTCTGTTACAGGAACATTTCACGCCGGAATGCAAGTTTaaggagtgtgtgtttgagaactATTATGTCACATACTCCTCGATCTTGTACCGTCAAACGCAGTCGGGTCGGGCCTGGTACATTGGCATTAACCGGGACGGACAGGTCATGAAAGGAAATCGGGTCAAAAAGACTAAAGGAGCGGCCCACTTCCTGCCCAAGCTCATAGAGGGTAtgttattattcataattattattattatttatttgtcgtGTTGTGGACATTACAATGCAAAACTTTGGGATGAGATTTTTAtgtagattttttaaattatcgtttatacatatatatatatatatatatatatatatatatatatatatatatatatatatatattaaaatctttcttaaagaagtatcttatgcacACCAACGctgcatataaatattttatattttttatttaagtacagttaaaacagtaatattgtgaaatatgtttacaatttgaaataactgtttttaattttaatatattataaaatgtagtcctgtgatggcaaagctgaatcaagttttcagtgtcacacaattaTACAGAGATCACTCGATTATATTGATGTGGTTTTaagaaaaactaatatttattattatgttgaaaaatgtatatttttcaacaataataataatgtatacataataaaaatatatacatattatattaaagtTTCAGTTCAGTCCTGAAgattagtttaaaataataggatatatataaaattttaatatttcgaAGCATTATAAATGCCAttagtcacttttgattaatttagtgcatcctttctgaatacatttttttatttatttcaaaaactttCACTGGCCCAAAAATAAAGGCTGTATCATCATTAATCATATTGCGCCATCTTCTGTGGAGCATGAAGATATTATCTAAGTCCCGTGTTGTTTTGTACAAAACTGTTTTGTATGGACAAAACAATGCAGAGGTATTTTTAAAACTTGTGCTTTAAGTGTCTTTCTTCTTCTCCTGTCTCTCCAGTTGCCATGTACAGGGAACCATCTCTACATGATGTTGCTGAGCAAAGCCCACCTAGGAAAACGGCCAAAACATCAGACTCCCCCATCCATAAAAACAGCAAGAAAGAGCACGTGCTTCCAGCGCCCACAGCCTCCTAGCGGCAGTAGAAGAAACTCTGCGCAGTGGCACAGGAGGTGTGGTACAAACAATGTCCCTCCACTGACCCTCAGAGCTTTGACATGTCCAACAACGAACCAGGACTCAAGAGACCCTTGCCAACAGATCTAATGACCACCGCACTTCCTTTCGGTCTCTCCTGCTCCTTAATCAAGGGAATACCGAGCAATAATAACCGCAGCGGTCTGGGGTCACAATGTGACGGCGTCGCTTTCGTGAGAACAGAAACTCTTGAAAGAAAGGATCTTTGTCTTCCTCTGCTTTTTTAGTATTTCAAGAAGAAACACTTCCTCTTGTGAAGCGAATCGTGCTTGACATTTAAACCCTCCGTTTCCTTTGTTCAAGCAATCATAGTTTCCccgaaatcatttttatttatttatttttttacagagatCCCCCGTCGTCTCTAAGCCTTGTTTGTAATCTCCTGTCCCTTCTCTACCTCTTCTGCGCTTTGATGAGCTTGAGACACAGAGGCCATTTTCCACTTCACAACACAGGAAAAgccccacacacactctctcgttGACCATTTAGGatgccaccacacacacacacacacacacacacacacacaccaaataacaaaacaaataaaactttccCTCCTCTTAGGATGTTTAGAGTAATTCGACCTTAGGCAGTGCAAACCTTTCTTTGCTCATTGGTTCCTGCGCTAATGAGTCTGTGGAGactggacgtgtgtgtgtgtgtgtgtgtgtgtgtgtgtgtgtgtgtgtggtgaacaGTAATACAATACAATTTGTAAGGTGACTCATAACAGAGGCAGTAGGACGGCattattgtttctttttgttaTGATAAGTCGTTGTTTTTCTCATTGCAATATGCCCAGAGAGCAATATCTGTACAGCTgcactctctctcctctcttttaGCATGTGTGTTGCTTTAGAGCAGGGTTTCTCAAAGTAGATATGCTGACTACTGAGGCCCAAAGTTTCCCAAAGTTCATGTCCCTACATTCGGTTTTATTCTATTACATTTGCCTGAGAGCAAAGACACTTCACCCAGCCAAATGAAACAACACAAGTGCTGAAAAGGTCCAATTCTGCTTCATTTTCTTCTGATAAAATTGGGGAATTGGACCCGGAGGAGCTCAGAGGGAATCATTTTGGTAAACCTTTCGCAGAGCGTCCAAACAGACCTGTAACTTCTCACCTCCGGAGGTTTtgagaaatgaaaatgtgttctgAGTGCTATGAGGAACCTGATTGCATTTCTGCTTTTGCAGTAATATTTCTAATAATGTTTTCATGCATATCACCTACATTatagaaatatgatttaataatgcaCGAccgatcaaaagtttggggttggaaagatttattttttttttttttatgtttttgaaacaagtctcttatgctcaccaatgcatttatttgattaagtatacagtactgcttaatattttgctgcttaatatcaTGCTACTTTTCAGGAGTCTTTGATAAATGGAAAATTCTAAAATggaaaattcttttttttcacttttgattaatttaatgcatccttgctgaataatttttatatatatatatatatatatatatatatatatatatatattcatacatcttactgaccccaaacttttaaatggtagtgcatGATACAATTTTGGAGGTAGAAAATGTTCCCTATTTAGATACATAATTATTAGGGAGTATTTTATCTGGCTTTTGATTTCTAATCTAAAGTTTTTTTCGGTTCCGGTATAGTTATAACATTCCCTCGCTGGTTATATCTTCACTGTGATATCAAGTCCAAAGCTTAAACtaagtgcaaaaaaatcaaacttTTCTCCTGCTGAGTTGAATCATTTCTCATACCGTGCACCTGGTTTTTAGGAAATTATATCTATGATAATTATAGATTCAGCCCCCTCCAGCAATGCATTATTAGGTGAAACAAAGTTATTAAGATCAAAGTGGAAATAGCTAAAGAAATTTGAGACTTCTGGAATATTTACTCAATTCTTCCCCATTTCGATCAGGATGTCAATATTTCCAAGATTACAGTTTCCTTACTGCAAATCACAGCAGCGCCCGCAGGTAATTCACAATCCCCATTACAGAAGTTAGTGTTTGCGGTTAACGTCCCGAGCAGATTGTTTTTCAGGGGGGCTGAATCAAAATGCTCATTGCTCAATGCTCAGAAATCTCATTCTGTAGCTTCTGGGTACACATCAATAAGACTACATCTTGATTTCCATCATAAACTATAGTTTGTTTTGCAAGTAGCAATGCTAATCTCAGACTCGAACTTTTCTTAAGTCTCACATTGTCCACATCATTTACGTTTGAGCTTCGATGTTATCTGAAGGGCTATTCGGGTAAAGTTTTGAAGGTCTATAATGCTGTAATCACAGACATGAAAggttagacaaaaaaaaacttctgaattAGCAACTGGTTGCCACGCTGAAACAAAGCCACAATTGTGCTTTGATTAGCATCCCAtggtttattcattcattttaatcacaattaGACCATGAAATTGATAGTTGCTTTAAAATGTCTCACTTCTAGCCTTTCAAACTTCTAAATGTCACGGAAGGGCTTGTGCTAACTTACTCAATAAAAAGGCTTGTGTAATTGTAAGGGCTTTCTAATCCAATATAAAAGGAGATATTTCTACTGCTCATTACTTTAGATATGTCTAATTGACACCATAACATCATAATGGTTTGCTTTGGGTCAGTTTGAGATGATTGTGAGCGCCTGTACAACATAATGTtagaggaaagaaaagaaaattggcCACTTTCCTTGCTTTGATATATTTGGCATGCACATAAGGGCCAGATCGGGTGGtgtaactattattttaataaaaccacTCTCTGTGCACAGCTAAGTGCTTCTCTCTCAATTTCACTGCTATTTTTTCAGCCATAAACACAGAGGCCAGAAGATGAAAGCTAAGGGCTAATGCTTTTCAGAAGAGCCGAGGCATTAAAACACTGTAAGTGTATCCGCAAGTAGAGATGACCTCGTAAAGTACAGTTTTCTAAATTTGCTAAACTGACATTTTTGTGCatcacatttcttatttttatgctttttattttctttaaatgtccTGGACAGTGTTTGTGTTGG
Above is a window of Carassius auratus strain Wakin unplaced genomic scaffold, ASM336829v1 scaf_tig00027223, whole genome shotgun sequence DNA encoding:
- the LOC113079124 gene encoding fibroblast growth factor 11-like, which gives rise to MQLNQEHFTPECKFKECVFENYYVTYSSILYRQTQSGRAWYIGINRDGQVMKGNRVKKTKGAAHFLPKLIEVAMYREPSLHDVAEQSPPRKTAKTSDSPIHKNSKKEHVLPAPTAS